The Planctomycetota bacterium genome contains a region encoding:
- a CDS encoding secondary thiamine-phosphate synthase enzyme YjbQ — protein MPEKLSKTYAFDVETEARNVFVDITERVESVLANLELDSSVVHVFVPHTTAGVTIQENADPDVRHDLLAKLDQLVPKDEPFYRHAEGNSDSHLKTSMVGNATFVFARGRKLQLGRWQGIYLAEFDGPRTRQVMVKVFGSYSYDG, from the coding sequence ATGCCCGAGAAACTCTCAAAGACCTACGCCTTCGATGTCGAGACGGAAGCTCGCAACGTGTTTGTCGACATCACCGAGAGGGTCGAGAGTGTGCTGGCAAATCTCGAACTCGATAGTTCGGTTGTTCACGTTTTTGTCCCTCACACAACGGCCGGCGTGACGATCCAGGAGAACGCCGATCCCGACGTGCGTCATGATCTTCTGGCCAAGCTCGACCAGTTGGTGCCGAAGGATGAGCCGTTTTACCGCCACGCCGAGGGGAACTCTGACAGTCATCTCAAGACGTCGATGGTCGGTAATGCAACGTTCGTGTTTGCCCGAGGTCGGAAGCTGCAGCTTGGCCGGTGGCAGGGGATTTACCTCGCCGAGTTCGATGGTCCTCGTACGCGGCAGGTCATGGTCAAAGTTTTCGGATCGTACAGCTACGACGGCTGA
- a CDS encoding NAD(P)H-hydrate epimerase — MRLTRAQVREIDRRAIEELGIPGIVLMENAARAVADVVDHDRVVIVCGGGNNGGDGYAIARHLHNRDVDVTIVATKHDLAGDAKINADICRNMDLRTVDDFEPADYPCAIDALLGTGLAKPPRPDAAEWIRKINQVPTRIAVDVPSGIDCDTGAVLGGEAVRALTIVTFVAEKVGFPNATEHLGRVIVGDIGVPPSLVREVVATMPA, encoded by the coding sequence ATGCGACTCACCCGCGCCCAAGTCCGCGAAATCGACCGGCGAGCCATCGAAGAGCTCGGCATCCCAGGAATCGTGCTGATGGAGAACGCGGCGCGTGCGGTGGCGGATGTCGTCGACCACGACCGCGTTGTTATCGTCTGCGGCGGCGGCAACAACGGCGGCGACGGCTACGCCATCGCCCGACACCTGCACAACCGCGACGTCGACGTGACAATTGTCGCCACGAAGCACGATCTCGCAGGCGATGCGAAAATCAACGCCGACATCTGTCGCAACATGGACCTGCGAACGGTCGACGACTTCGAGCCTGCCGACTATCCGTGTGCGATCGACGCCCTGCTCGGTACTGGCTTGGCTAAACCGCCCAGACCTGATGCCGCCGAGTGGATTCGCAAGATCAATCAGGTCCCCACCCGCATCGCCGTCGACGTGCCCAGCGGGATCGACTGCGACACCGGCGCCGTCCTCGGCGGAGAAGCGGTGCGAGCACTCACCATCGTCACGTTCGTCGCCGAGAAGGTCGGCTTTCCGAACGCGACCGAACACCTCGGCCGAGTCATCGTCGGTGACATCGGCGTGCCGCCCTCGTTGGTTCGCGAGGTCGTCGCTACCATGCCTGCGTGA
- a CDS encoding pyridoxine 5'-phosphate synthase: MTLLSVNLNKIATLRNTRDVGYPDVARFGRIALDAGAHGLTVHPRPDERHIRAADVPIIAGVCNAAGVEFNIEGNPFEGRFMEHCREVRPTQATLVPDTLEQSTSDHGWDFAADRDRLTPIVEELRELGCRVSVFADHDADMDAAAATGADRVELYTEPYAADPSMLSKFAAAAERATAARLHINAGHDLNLDNLAAFGGAVPGLLEVSIGHALIADALELGMFEAVKRYLRCL; this comes from the coding sequence GTGACGCTCCTCTCGGTGAACCTCAACAAGATCGCGACGCTGCGGAACACCCGGGATGTCGGCTATCCCGACGTCGCACGCTTCGGCCGCATCGCGCTCGATGCCGGGGCACACGGGCTCACCGTCCACCCCCGGCCGGACGAGCGACACATCCGCGCGGCCGACGTGCCGATCATCGCCGGCGTCTGCAACGCCGCGGGTGTCGAGTTCAACATCGAGGGCAACCCTTTCGAAGGCCGGTTCATGGAGCACTGCCGTGAAGTGCGCCCGACGCAGGCGACGCTGGTTCCCGACACCCTGGAGCAATCGACCTCGGATCACGGCTGGGACTTCGCCGCCGACCGCGATCGCCTGACGCCGATCGTGGAGGAACTGCGTGAGCTCGGCTGCCGGGTCAGTGTCTTCGCCGATCACGACGCCGACATGGACGCCGCCGCCGCGACCGGGGCGGATCGGGTCGAGCTTTACACCGAGCCGTATGCCGCCGACCCGTCGATGCTGTCGAAGTTCGCCGCCGCCGCCGAGCGTGCCACCGCTGCCAGGCTGCACATCAACGCCGGGCACGACCTCAACCTCGACAACCTCGCCGCGTTCGGCGGCGCGGTGCCCGGCCTTCTCGAAGTCAGCATCGGCCACGCCCTGATCGCCGACGCTTTGGAACTCGGCATGTTCGAAGCGGTCAAGCGGTATCTCCGTTGCCTGTAA
- the dapA gene encoding 4-hydroxy-tetrahydrodipicolinate synthase produces the protein MFSGALTALVTPFKDGKVDEARLIEQVKFQLDAGIDGLVPVGTTGESPTLDMNEHKRVIEIVVETAAGRVPTIAGAGGNSTEEALELHNHAKAVGASAALSVNPYYNKPTQEGLYRHFMKLADAIPLPIVLYNIPGRCGVNMSPDTIARLAEHHGIVAIKEATGSCDQASQIRQRCDLPILSGDDSLTLPLMSIGGVGVISVASNLIPNKITAMVRQAADGDFTAARGIHTQVFPLCQALFLEGNPGGVKKAMQLLGRDSGEMRLPLWEVGDATAAAIRHALQGLGLL, from the coding sequence ATGTTCAGCGGCGCACTCACCGCGTTGGTCACCCCGTTCAAAGACGGCAAGGTCGACGAAGCCAGGCTCATCGAGCAGGTCAAGTTCCAACTCGATGCCGGCATCGACGGCCTCGTCCCTGTTGGCACGACCGGCGAGAGCCCGACGCTCGACATGAACGAGCACAAGCGTGTCATTGAGATCGTCGTGGAGACCGCGGCCGGCCGGGTGCCGACCATCGCCGGGGCCGGCGGCAACTCGACCGAGGAAGCGCTCGAACTGCACAACCACGCGAAGGCCGTCGGTGCATCGGCCGCTCTCTCGGTGAACCCGTACTACAACAAGCCGACGCAGGAAGGTCTGTATCGGCACTTCATGAAGCTCGCTGACGCGATTCCGTTGCCGATCGTGTTGTACAACATCCCCGGTCGCTGCGGGGTCAACATGTCGCCCGACACCATCGCCCGCCTCGCCGAACACCACGGCATCGTCGCAATCAAGGAAGCGACCGGCTCCTGCGACCAAGCCTCGCAGATCCGACAACGCTGCGACCTGCCCATCCTCTCCGGCGACGACTCGCTCACGCTGCCGCTGATGAGCATCGGCGGCGTCGGCGTCATCAGCGTCGCGAGCAACCTGATCCCCAACAAGATCACCGCGATGGTCCGGCAGGCGGCCGACGGCGATTTCACAGCGGCGCGCGGCATCCACACGCAGGTTTTCCCGCTCTGCCAGGCCCTGTTTCTCGAAGGCAATCCGGGTGGCGTGAAGAAGGCGATGCAACTCCTCGGCCGCGACAGTGGCGAGATGCGGCTGCCGCTTTGGGAAGTTGGCGACGCGACGGCCGCCGCCATCAGGCACGCGTTGCAAGGGTTGGGGTTGCTGTGA
- the cysS gene encoding cysteine--tRNA ligase, producing the protein MSLRIHNTLTRRKETFEPVEPGKVGMYLCGPTVYKPPHVGHMVGPVIFDAIKRWLTHRGYVVTWVTNITDVEDKLINKANELGVSVESLVTRYEAEYKAALIALGIDTVDAYPRATDHIADIIKLCERLIANGKAYAGDGNVYFDVSEDADYGKLSGRRPDEAEATTRDVVIDGKTDPRDFALWKAAKPDEPNWDSPWGKGRPGWHIECSAMSMKLLGESFDIHGGGLDLMFPHHENELAQSEGATGKPFAKYWLHNGLTRMKTKAVSGEWKDEKMSGSIGNVISAAEFFEQHTPRTLRYLILATHYRSPIDFHDDVIEATKKGMANFARTAERLSKVEAGEVGGLANAVAEAQRKFADAMDDDFNTAGAIAALHELNNAIAKHADDTEAAAAAVTLGELGGLLGLDLLTPPTRDDLTGKLLDLFVELRLERRKAKDFATSDAIRDRLADLGVVLEDGKDGTTWHIG; encoded by the coding sequence ATGAGCCTCCGCATCCACAACACGCTCACCCGACGCAAGGAGACGTTCGAGCCGGTCGAACCCGGCAAGGTCGGGATGTATCTCTGCGGCCCGACCGTGTACAAGCCGCCGCACGTCGGCCACATGGTCGGCCCGGTCATCTTCGACGCGATCAAGCGCTGGCTCACCCATCGCGGGTACGTCGTCACCTGGGTCACCAACATCACCGATGTCGAGGACAAGCTCATCAACAAGGCCAACGAGCTCGGCGTCAGCGTCGAGTCGCTCGTGACCAGGTACGAAGCGGAGTACAAGGCGGCGCTGATCGCGCTCGGCATCGACACCGTCGACGCCTACCCGCGTGCCACGGACCACATCGCCGACATCATCAAGCTCTGCGAGCGTCTCATCGCCAACGGCAAGGCGTACGCCGGTGATGGGAATGTGTACTTCGACGTGAGCGAGGACGCCGACTACGGCAAGCTCAGCGGCCGACGCCCGGACGAAGCCGAAGCCACCACCCGCGACGTCGTCATCGACGGCAAGACCGACCCGCGCGACTTCGCCCTGTGGAAAGCGGCGAAGCCGGACGAGCCGAACTGGGACAGTCCGTGGGGCAAGGGCCGACCTGGCTGGCACATCGAGTGCAGCGCGATGAGCATGAAGCTGCTCGGCGAGTCCTTCGATATCCACGGCGGCGGGTTGGACCTGATGTTCCCGCACCACGAGAACGAACTCGCCCAGAGCGAGGGAGCGACCGGCAAGCCGTTCGCGAAGTACTGGCTCCACAACGGCCTGACCCGCATGAAGACCAAGGCGGTCAGCGGCGAGTGGAAGGACGAAAAGATGTCCGGCTCGATCGGCAACGTCATCTCCGCCGCCGAGTTCTTCGAGCAGCACACACCGCGGACGCTGCGCTATCTCATTCTCGCCACGCATTACCGCAGTCCGATCGACTTCCACGACGACGTGATCGAGGCGACGAAGAAGGGCATGGCCAACTTTGCCCGCACCGCCGAGCGTCTGAGCAAGGTTGAAGCCGGCGAAGTCGGCGGACTTGCCAATGCGGTCGCCGAGGCCCAGCGCAAGTTCGCCGACGCAATGGACGACGACTTCAACACCGCCGGCGCGATCGCGGCACTTCACGAGCTGAACAACGCCATCGCCAAACACGCCGACGACACCGAAGCCGCGGCGGCAGCGGTGACGCTCGGCGAACTTGGCGGATTGCTCGGCCTCGATCTGCTCACGCCGCCGACCCGCGACGATCTCACTGGCAAGCTGCTCGACTTGTTCGTCGAGTTGCGTCTGGAACGGCGAAAGGCCAAGGATTTCGCCACGTCCGACGCCATCCGCGATCGCTTGGCCGACCTCGGTGTCGTGCTGGAGGACGGCAAAGACGGCACGACTTGGCACATCGGCTAA
- the ispF gene encoding 2-C-methyl-D-erythritol 2,4-cyclodiphosphate synthase has translation MRIRIGLGHDIHKLRSGGKLVLGGVVVSEEMSAIAHSDGDVVLHALTDALLGAIGAGDIGDLFPPSDERWRDAESRVFVEEALRRVREAGYTVANADCMIHAERPKLYPFKAAIRDAIGGMLDAPVNVKAGTNEGLDAIGRGEAIAAQVVVLLESA, from the coding sequence ATGCGAATCCGCATCGGCCTCGGCCATGACATTCACAAACTTCGAAGCGGCGGCAAGCTCGTGCTCGGCGGCGTGGTCGTCAGCGAGGAGATGTCCGCCATCGCCCACTCCGACGGCGACGTGGTGCTCCATGCGTTGACCGACGCCTTGCTCGGGGCGATCGGGGCGGGGGATATCGGTGATCTGTTCCCGCCGAGTGATGAGCGTTGGCGAGATGCCGAGAGCCGGGTGTTCGTGGAGGAGGCGCTGCGGCGGGTCCGCGAGGCCGGCTACACCGTGGCCAACGCCGATTGCATGATCCACGCCGAGCGGCCGAAGCTGTATCCGTTCAAGGCCGCGATTCGCGACGCGATTGGGGGGATGCTCGACGCCCCGGTGAACGTGAAAGCCGGCACCAACGAAGGCCTCGACGCCATCGGCCGCGGCGAAGCGATCGCGGCCCAGGTGGTGGTGCTCCTAGAGTCCGCGTGA
- a CDS encoding ECF-type sigma factor translates to MPEENGQADPSTPDDRLVELYEKMRRVASTMMRHESSSHTLQTTALANEAYMRLQRDRQVKWQDDGQFFGAAAEAMRRVLIDHARKHLAAKRGGNSTDGNKRRARKVSFDVVQLAAEDDVDQLVDLNDALEALAAEDERSAEVVRLRIFAGLEVEKIGDVLGISERTVRREWTFAKTWLYDRLSGGDDESRDTS, encoded by the coding sequence GTGCCGGAGGAAAACGGACAGGCCGACCCATCGACGCCCGACGATCGGCTCGTCGAACTGTACGAGAAAATGCGGCGTGTCGCCTCCACGATGATGCGGCACGAATCCTCCAGCCACACGCTCCAAACGACCGCGCTCGCCAACGAAGCCTACATGCGTCTGCAGCGGGACCGACAGGTGAAGTGGCAGGACGACGGGCAGTTCTTCGGTGCCGCCGCGGAGGCGATGCGGCGGGTGCTCATCGACCACGCCCGCAAGCATCTTGCCGCCAAACGCGGCGGCAACAGCACGGATGGGAACAAACGCCGAGCACGCAAGGTCAGCTTCGACGTCGTCCAACTCGCCGCCGAGGATGACGTGGATCAGCTCGTCGATCTGAACGATGCGCTCGAAGCACTCGCCGCCGAGGACGAGCGGTCGGCCGAGGTCGTGCGGCTGAGGATTTTCGCCGGTCTCGAAGTCGAGAAGATCGGCGACGTGCTCGGCATCAGCGAACGCACCGTGCGTCGGGAGTGGACCTTCGCGAAGACCTGGCTTTACGACCGCCTGTCCGGTGGCGACGACGAGTCACGCGACACCTCGTAG
- a CDS encoding L-lactate permease, with translation MSWITGILPFVPIILLLILSLTWGVKQAVLLAFAVTVGLFFVDGGDGATLVGALVNAAGGTLTILMIVVGAILLYVVMEQTGALGELERSLETVHPDRQVRFFFLALFLAAFFESVAGFGTPGAIVPLLLIG, from the coding sequence ATGTCCTGGATCACCGGCATCCTCCCGTTCGTTCCGATCATCCTGCTGCTGATCCTCAGCCTGACGTGGGGCGTGAAGCAGGCCGTGTTACTTGCCTTCGCGGTAACGGTCGGTTTGTTTTTCGTCGACGGCGGCGACGGGGCGACGCTGGTTGGTGCGCTGGTCAATGCCGCCGGGGGTACGCTCACGATCCTGATGATCGTCGTTGGGGCGATCCTGCTGTACGTCGTCATGGAGCAGACCGGGGCGTTGGGGGAGTTGGAGCGGTCCCTCGAAACGGTTCATCCAGATCGGCAGGTACGATTCTTTTTCCTGGCGTTGTTTCTTGCGGCGTTCTTCGAGAGCGTTGCGGGCTTTGGCACGCCGGGGGCGATCGTCCCGCTGCTGCTGATCGGGAT
- a CDS encoding type I 3-dehydroquinate dehydratase, protein MTRLCVPIFVRGIEQARKDIAGAVEAGADVIELRLDAIESEEDVLILTGGFDIPFILTARTIHEGGEDTRSVSDRLSFLRACREAVGSATHVDMEAASLEQLALGDLPEAEELMALEEGSLIASAHDFKGRPATLTKLFAELRSMGDIPKVAWQARSIRDNVEAFELLEQAPGSIVLCMGEAGLMSRVLAKKFGAYLTFASLRDTSATAPGQPTIDELKTLYRWDRIGRRTKVFGVVADPVAHSMSPAVHNAAFDATGYDGVYLPMLVQGSYESFKAFMETVARFTPLHLTGLSVTIPHKEHALRYLDEIGSNVDPLARTIGAVNTLDRVGESWHGRNTDCGAIVESVGDVAGKHCVVLGAGGTARAAVAGILDAGGNVTLLNRTRSRAEKIADDFPTIDVGDWDERDTVAGDVYLNTTSIGMSPDVDASPYDTLPPMDGATVFDAVYNPIETRLLREARVAGARTVSGLEMFVRQAAAQSRGWTGLDAPNDIMRATIEAALDQPS, encoded by the coding sequence GTGACTCGACTGTGTGTGCCGATCTTCGTCCGGGGCATCGAGCAGGCCCGCAAGGACATCGCCGGGGCGGTCGAAGCCGGGGCCGATGTGATCGAGCTGCGGCTCGACGCGATCGAATCCGAGGAAGATGTGCTCATCCTCACCGGCGGCTTCGACATCCCGTTCATCCTCACCGCCCGCACCATCCACGAAGGCGGCGAAGACACCCGCTCGGTCAGCGATCGGCTCTCGTTCCTGCGGGCTTGCCGTGAGGCGGTCGGCTCGGCCACGCACGTCGACATGGAAGCGGCCTCGCTGGAGCAACTCGCGCTCGGCGACTTGCCCGAAGCCGAGGAGTTGATGGCACTCGAGGAAGGCTCGCTCATCGCCTCGGCCCACGATTTCAAAGGCCGGCCCGCGACGCTGACCAAGCTCTTCGCGGAGCTGCGGTCGATGGGCGACATCCCCAAGGTTGCCTGGCAAGCACGCAGCATCCGCGACAACGTCGAAGCCTTCGAACTGCTCGAACAGGCCCCTGGCTCGATCGTGCTCTGCATGGGCGAAGCCGGGCTGATGTCGCGGGTGTTGGCGAAAAAGTTCGGAGCCTACCTCACCTTCGCATCGCTCCGCGACACCAGCGCCACCGCACCCGGACAGCCGACGATCGACGAACTTAAAACCCTCTACCGCTGGGACCGCATCGGTCGTCGCACGAAGGTCTTCGGCGTCGTAGCGGATCCGGTCGCGCACTCGATGTCGCCGGCGGTGCACAACGCTGCCTTCGACGCGACCGGCTACGACGGCGTCTACCTCCCAATGCTCGTGCAGGGTTCATACGAGTCTTTCAAAGCGTTCATGGAGACCGTCGCCCGGTTCACGCCCCTGCACCTGACCGGGCTGAGCGTGACGATCCCGCACAAGGAACACGCGCTGCGTTACCTCGATGAGATCGGCAGCAACGTCGACCCGCTGGCTCGAACGATCGGCGCGGTCAACACCCTCGACCGCGTCGGCGAATCCTGGCACGGTCGCAACACCGACTGCGGCGCGATCGTCGAAAGCGTCGGTGACGTGGCCGGCAAGCATTGCGTGGTGCTCGGCGCGGGCGGTACGGCGCGGGCGGCGGTCGCCGGCATCCTCGACGCCGGCGGCAACGTCACGCTGCTCAATCGCACACGCAGCCGGGCCGAGAAAATTGCCGACGACTTCCCCACGATCGACGTGGGTGATTGGGACGAGCGAGACACGGTGGCCGGCGACGTGTACCTCAACACCACGTCGATCGGCATGTCACCAGACGTCGATGCTTCGCCCTACGACACGCTGCCGCCGATGGATGGCGCCACGGTGTTCGACGCGGTGTACAACCCGATCGAAACGCGCTTGCTACGAGAAGCACGGGTTGCCGGAGCGCGCACGGTGAGTGGGTTGGAAATGTTCGTCCGCCAGGCCGCCGCGCAATCCCGAGGTTGGACTGGCCTCGACGCACCGAACGACATCATGCGGGCCACCATCGAAGCCGCGCTGGATCAGCCGTCGTAG